From Halomarina salina, the proteins below share one genomic window:
- a CDS encoding SDR family NAD(P)-dependent oxidoreductase gives MADDTPSDVTATPRTTDPTENAVPGRFDGKTALVTGSTRGIGEGVARRFAAEGAAVVVTGRSAEPGEAVVEDIRDAGGAARFVRADMRDPDDIEVLVGATVEEYGGLDVLVNNAGVQTETTAQDATMDDWAFVVETDFRSFWLGAKHAVEHMGRGASVLNMSSNHALLTMPGLFPYNAVKAGIDGMTRAMALDFSRQGVRVNTINPGWVEIARTREELADVDRERVEAMHPTGRIGTPADVAGVAAFLASDDAAFVTGASLVVDGGRSAVMEDDAYVDYRTSD, from the coding sequence ATGGCGGACGACACCCCATCGGACGTGACCGCGACGCCCCGTACGACCGACCCGACCGAGAACGCAGTCCCCGGCCGGTTCGACGGGAAGACGGCGCTCGTCACCGGGAGCACCCGCGGCATCGGCGAGGGCGTCGCTCGACGGTTCGCCGCCGAGGGAGCGGCCGTCGTCGTGACCGGGCGCTCGGCGGAACCCGGAGAGGCGGTCGTCGAGGACATCCGCGACGCAGGGGGAGCGGCGCGGTTCGTCCGCGCCGACATGCGCGACCCGGACGACATCGAGGTCCTCGTCGGAGCCACCGTCGAGGAGTACGGCGGCCTCGACGTCCTCGTCAACAACGCCGGCGTCCAGACCGAGACCACGGCGCAGGACGCGACGATGGACGACTGGGCGTTCGTCGTGGAGACCGACTTCCGCTCGTTCTGGCTCGGTGCGAAACACGCCGTCGAACACATGGGCCGTGGCGCGAGCGTCCTCAACATGTCCTCGAACCACGCGCTCCTGACGATGCCGGGGCTGTTCCCCTACAACGCCGTGAAGGCCGGTATCGACGGGATGACGCGGGCGATGGCGCTCGACTTCAGCAGGCAGGGTGTCCGCGTCAACACCATCAACCCCGGCTGGGTGGAGATCGCTCGCACGCGCGAGGAACTGGCCGACGTCGACCGGGAGCGAGTCGAGGCGATGCACCCAACCGGCCGCATCGGTACCCCGGCGGACGTGGCTGGCGTCGCGGCGTTCCTCGCCAGCGACGACGCCGCGTTCGTCACGGGTGCCAGCCTCGTCGTCGACGGCGGCCGGAGCGCCGTGATGGAGGACGACGCCTACGTCGACTACCGGACGAGCGACTGA
- the dgoD gene encoding galactonate dehydratase, with amino-acid sequence MTKVVDYELFEVPPRWLFLRVETSDGLVGWGEPVVEGRSKTVRTAVEELLDNYLLGEDPHRIEDHWQAMYRGGFYRGGPILMSAIAGVDQALWDIKGKAFDAPVHQLLGGRARDRIRVYQWIGGDRPADVGEAAGEKVDEGFTALKMNATSEMRSVDTPASVQAAADRIASVREAVGPEVDIGVDFHGRVAKPMAKRLASALEPYDPFFIEEPVLPEQNESLPDLAAHTSIPIATGERMFSRWDFKQVLADGAVDIIQPDLSHAGGITEVRKIASMAEAYDVALAPHCPLGPIALASCIQVDACSHNALIQEQSLDIHYNEGGDVLDYLADPDVFTYDEGYVDVPTGPGLGIEVNEEYVREQAERDVDWHNPVWRHDDGSVAEW; translated from the coding sequence ATGACGAAGGTCGTCGACTACGAACTGTTCGAAGTGCCCCCCCGGTGGCTGTTCCTCCGGGTCGAGACGAGCGACGGGCTCGTCGGCTGGGGCGAACCCGTCGTCGAGGGGCGCTCGAAGACGGTCCGGACCGCCGTCGAGGAGCTGCTGGACAACTACCTGCTCGGGGAGGACCCCCACCGCATCGAGGACCACTGGCAGGCGATGTACCGCGGCGGGTTCTACCGGGGCGGTCCCATCCTCATGAGCGCCATCGCGGGCGTCGACCAGGCGCTCTGGGACATCAAGGGGAAGGCGTTCGACGCGCCCGTCCACCAGTTGCTCGGCGGCCGCGCTCGCGACCGCATCCGCGTCTACCAGTGGATCGGCGGCGACCGCCCGGCCGACGTCGGCGAGGCCGCGGGTGAGAAGGTCGACGAGGGGTTCACCGCGCTGAAGATGAACGCCACCTCCGAGATGCGCTCGGTCGACACGCCCGCGAGCGTCCAGGCGGCGGCCGACCGCATCGCGTCGGTCCGCGAGGCCGTCGGGCCGGAGGTGGACATCGGCGTCGACTTCCACGGGCGCGTGGCGAAGCCGATGGCGAAGCGACTGGCGAGCGCGCTCGAACCGTACGATCCGTTCTTCATCGAGGAGCCGGTGTTGCCCGAGCAGAACGAGTCGCTCCCGGACCTCGCCGCTCACACCTCCATCCCCATCGCGACGGGCGAGCGGATGTTCTCGCGCTGGGACTTCAAACAGGTGCTCGCCGACGGGGCCGTCGATATCATCCAGCCCGACCTCTCGCACGCGGGGGGCATCACCGAGGTGAGGAAGATAGCGAGCATGGCCGAGGCGTACGACGTGGCGCTCGCGCCACACTGCCCGCTCGGTCCCATCGCGCTCGCGTCGTGCATCCAGGTCGACGCCTGCTCGCACAACGCGCTCATCCAGGAGCAGAGCCTCGACATCCACTACAACGAGGGCGGCGACGTGCTCGACTACCTCGCGGACCCGGACGTGTTCACCTACGACGAGGGCTACGTCGACGTACCGACCGGGCCCGGTCTCGGCATCGAGGTGAACGAGGAGTACGTCCGCGAGCAGGCGGAACGGGACGTCGACTGGCACAACCCCGTCTGGCGGCACGACGACGGGAGCGTCGCGGAGTGGTGA